One stretch of Pomacea canaliculata isolate SZHN2017 linkage group LG11, ASM307304v1, whole genome shotgun sequence DNA includes these proteins:
- the LOC112576345 gene encoding hydroxylysine kinase-like — MTQSVKDTDKMDILSQVLRTFNVQVWQRETKFQSGIIHSDFNDHNILVHTTPDLPSQTHVCGLLDFGDSTQSLYVFEVAIAMAYMMLKTPEGWSCDEMAGHVLASYLSQLTQAEVDILPLVILARFSQSLILGYHMISLDPSNQYTLVHARKVWPHLLHLWQRPV; from the exons ATGACACAGTCAGTGAAGGACACGGACAAGATGGACATTTTATCACAAGTTCTCAGAACCTTCAATGTGCAAGTGTGGCAACGAGAAACAAAGTTTCAGTCTG GGATAATTCACAGCGATTTCAATGACCACAACATACTAGTCCACACAACACCAGACTTGCCATCACAAACCCACGTGTGCGGCCTGCTGGACTTTGGCGACTCAACACAATCTTTGTATGTCTTTGAGGTTGCTATAGCAATGGCTTACATGATGCTCAAAACTCCTGAAGGATGGAGCTGTGATGAAATGGCTGGTCACGTGTTGGCAAGTTACCTTTCCCAG CTGACGCAAGCAGAAGTAGACATTCTGCCACTTGTGATACTTGCCCGGTTTAGCCAGTCCCTCATCCTTGGGTATCACATGATTTCACTGGATCCCAGCAACCAGTATACCTTGGTCCACGCTCGCAAGGTTTGGCCTCACCTGCTCCACCTGTGGCAGCGGCCTGTATAA
- the LOC112575586 gene encoding uncharacterized protein LOC112575586, which translates to MAIQWLRCGHHVNVVSICIESRAASIMLYHLLLQTVNTQQSAGVSRGQPHLLLYEIDGVKSLKKALRDLSRAANGGALYVIADEVAGSYRSPYFPLLCDKLLTYIPRVHLWAASCFHERAPAGWQVEYLTRPLRSPPAVVREVERDEMITRSRLAKPYRERGVPDHTDGPPVTRLYHGGQGHSDCSPVDCVTCGRKVASFLHSLRVGVTGSCTTTSRTFTPTSGGTTTPCLQWRDVLVLNWHDISDDSGMVKGLQEAGIPVRVMKDDDIEDVATAFSDVVWVGNGRCVRGLERKVVVCVEDHVYDFITSSFNTRTKMKDMVERYIHTSSRLNLMSRCTSQLMIVSTDFEISEDD; encoded by the exons atggccatacagtggctgcggtgtggtcaccacgtcaaCGTTGTCAGTATTTGTATAGAGAGTCGTGCAGCgagcatcatgttgtatcacctgttgctgcagacagtaaacacacaacagtcagcaggtgtatcacgtggtcagcctcacctcctgctgtaTGAGATTGATGGCGTTAAAAGCTTGAAGAAGGCCCTAAGGGACTTGTCACGGGCGGCGAACGGAGGggcgttgtacgtcatcgctgatgaagtagcaGGTAGTTATAG GAGCCCCTACTTCCCGCTACTCTGTGACAAGTTGTTGACATACATCCCTCGtgtccatctgtgggcggcaagttgtttccatgaacgcgcacccgccggctggcaagtggaatatttaaccagacccctccgctctcctccggccgtcgtcagggaagtcgagcggGACGAGATGATCACTAGAAGCCGTCTCGCCAAACCGTAcagagagcgaggtgtgcccgaccacacagacggcccgccagtcacacgactgtatcacggaggtcagggtcactcggACTGCAGTCcagttgactgtgtgacgtgcggtcgtaaggtggccagcttcctacacagtctccgtgttggtgttacag GGAGTTGCACAACAACATCAAGAACATTCACCCCCACCAGCGGCGGCACAAcaacaccctgtctacagtggagagacgtgctggtgttgaacTGGCATGACATTAGTGACGACTCAGGTATGGTGAagggactgcaagaagcgggtatcccagtgcgggtgatgaaggatgatgacatcgaggacgtggccacggccttcagtgacgtggtgtgggtggggaaCGGACGatgtgttcgtggtctggagagaaaagtcgtcgtgtgtgtggaggatCATGTGTATGACTTCATTACTTCTTCCTTCAATACACgtacaaaaatgaaagacatgGTGGAACGGTACATCCACACCTCTTCACGACTTaacctcatgtcccgctgtacatCGCAACTTATGATTGTCTCCACTGACTTCGAGATCTCTGAAGATGACTAA